The Heteronotia binoei isolate CCM8104 ecotype False Entrance Well chromosome 11, APGP_CSIRO_Hbin_v1, whole genome shotgun sequence genome includes the window GAGAGTTTGAGGAAGGTAAACCCATGTGCTCCAACAATTCTAGACAGGTTCAAGCAAATTCCCATTTTCCCTTGCCTCAATACACTGAAGCATCTTTCCAgctatgtttttatttcttttttgctaAGTACAACTAGACCATGCCAGACATAGCCGCAGATGCACAAAAGATATAACATGATGATACTGCAACGGCCCTTCTTTCCGAGACTCAAAAGGACATGTCCCTCTGTCCAGACTGGCCTGTTTTTACTCCTTGCCCGTGAGTTGTGTCCGTGAAAGGTAAAACATCTTGCAGCCCTTTCCTCTCTCCTACTGCAGTTCTTAGAGTCCTTCTGACAGTCCAGGCAGGGACTCCTTCCCCTTCCATCAATCATGACCCAAACGTTCTGTGTTTCAACTAAGGAAGGAAAAGACTTCACCCCAAAAGTATGACTTCCTGCAAAGCATCAGGAAACTTCAGAGGCTTCTAAAGGTGAAGCCTCCATGCTAGATAACATGATAGGAACCCCAACATACTCTTTGCTGAGCAGCTCAGTTTTGCAGGGGCCATTTAAAAGGGCTCCATTGTTGCAGGAATGTGGGATATGTCCATTTGCTTCCCCATCCAATGCATTTCCATTCTGGTGCCATTCCAAGGCCATGTTTTTCCCCAAATCACTCTCCGTGTGGATGCTGTCCAAGTCCCTGCTGCTGTAAATGCTCCGAGCACGAGGGCTAATCCGTATGCTGGAATGCTCAGCATCTCCATCATGAATGGAAGTCCTCCGGCTGGCAGTGGCAGGCTTGAACTGCTCCTTCTTGCCCAGGATGTGCTGCCCAATGATTTTGCGGAAGGTGAGCCGGAACTCCCTGATCCTGTACGCATAGATCAACGGGTTCACCACAGAGTTAGCATGGGAAAAGATGATGGCTAAGTACATCACCCAGGGTGGAGCACGCACGCAGAGTGGGCAGAAGAAGATGAAGCAGTTGATGATATGCAAGGGAAGCCAGCAGACGGCAAACAAGCCGACAATGATAGCCAAAGACTTGGCTGCGTGGACCTCCTTCTGCAAGATGGAGTGGGACCGTTCTCCATGAACCATGTTGTTCTCCATCTGTTTGAGCTGCCGCCGGGCTGCCATAAAGATTTTCAGGTAGATGCCAAACATGAGCAGGAGGGGGACAAGCACACAGGCAAAGAAATTATA containing:
- the ADORA2A gene encoding adenosine receptor A2a; translation: MLDHGNENFLYDVVYIILELVIAVLAILGNVLVCWAVYLNSNLQNVTNYFVVSLAVADIAVGLLAIPFAITISTGFCASFYGCLFIACFVLVLTQSSIFSLLAIAMDRIIAIRIPLRYNALVTSSRAKGIVAICWVLSFIIGLTPMLGWHTCSSKSKGQNSSLVNSCSNNRVACLFESVVTMEYMVYYNFFACVLVPLLLMFGIYLKIFMAARRQLKQMENNMVHGERSHSILQKEVHAAKSLAIIVGLFAVCWLPLHIINCFIFFCPLCVRAPPWVMYLAIIFSHANSVVNPLIYAYRIREFRLTFRKIIGQHILGKKEQFKPATASRRTSIHDGDAEHSSIRISPRARSIYSSRDLDSIHTESDLGKNMALEWHQNGNALDGEANGHIPHSCNNGALLNGPCKTELLSKEYVGVPIMLSSMEASPLEASEVS